The following are encoded together in the Coffea arabica cultivar ET-39 chromosome 1c, Coffea Arabica ET-39 HiFi, whole genome shotgun sequence genome:
- the LOC113729299 gene encoding zinc transporter 1-like: protein MASPVDRLSKSTFLIILLLSVLSLQCFRIGAHGGDDQESSSDGDNTDLHSKGLILVKIWCLIIFFASTFAGGVSPYFFRWNESFLLFGTQFAGGVFLGTSLMHFLSDSTSTFADLTTKSYPFSFMLASAGYLLTMFGDCIVILVTKGAEKDNRVEVEEGRAASGGYGEEEGMHHDPVSVKTSSVGDTILLILALCFHSVFEGIAVGVAATKSDAWKNLWTISLHKIFAAIAMGIALLRMIPKRPFLTTVAYSFAFAVSSPIGVGIGIAIDATTQGRTADWIFAISMGIASGVFIYVAINHLVTKGFKPHAKLYFDTPFFKLLAVLLGVGVIAVVMIWD, encoded by the exons ATGGCTTCTCCCGTGGACCGCCTGTCCAAGTCAACTTTCTTGATCATACTTCTCCTTTCAGTTTTATCCCTCCAATGCTTCAGGATTGGTGCTCATGGCGGCGATGATCAAGAAAGCAGTAGTGATGGTGACAACACAGATCTGCACTCAAAAGGGCTAATTCTCGTCAAAATCTGGTGTTTGATCATTTTCTTTGCTAGCACATTTGCTGGTGGAGTCTCCCCTTATTTTTTCCGATGGAACGAAAGCTTCCTACTTTTCGGAACTCAATTTGCTGGAGGGGTGTTTCTGGGAACTTCTCTTATGCACTTCCTGAGCGACTCAACCTCGACTTTTGCTGATCTAACAACAAAATCTTATCCATTTTCTTTCATGTTGGCATCCGCGGGCTATCTTCTGACCATGTTTGGTGATTGCATAGTGATCTTGGTCACAAAGGGTGCTGAGAAAGATAATAGAGTCGAAGTTGAAGAAGGCAGGGCAGCATCTGGGGGATACGGTGAAGAAGAGGGAATGCATCACGACCCAGTTTCTGTGAAAACGTCGTCAGTTGGGGATACCATACTTCTCATCCTAGCTCTGTGTTTCCACTCAGTTTTCGAGGGGATTGCTGTTGGAGTAGCGG CTACCAAGTCAGATGCATGGAAGAACCTGTGGACAATTTCACTGCACAAGATATTTGCGGCAATTGCAATGGGGATTGCCCTTCTAAGGATGATACCAAAGAGGCCATTTTTGACGACAGTAGCTTATTCATTTGCCTTTGCTGTTTCGAGCCCAATTGGGGTGGGCATAGGCATTGCCATCGACGCCACTACCCAAGGGCGCACGGCTGATTGGATTTTTGCCATCTCCATGGGAATCGCCTCTGGCGTTTTCATCTACGTTGCCATCAATCATCTCGTCACCAAAGGCTTCAAGCCGCATGCTAAACTCTACTTTGACACTCCATTTTTCAAGCTTCTTGCGGTGCTTTTAGGTGTGGGAGTCATAGCTGTTGTTATGATATGGGATTAG